A region of Limisphaerales bacterium DNA encodes the following proteins:
- a CDS encoding S1 RNA-binding domain-containing protein translates to MAEMNGEVDETGGESSGPAREKREVSDEEPEEGKLYQGTVVTIKDFGCFVEFLPGRDGLVHVSELAQSRVKNVEDIVQMGDQIWVKCLGVDERGKVRLSRKAAIADREAEETGDPVEA, encoded by the coding sequence ATGGCCGAAATGAATGGCGAAGTCGACGAGACCGGCGGCGAATCATCCGGTCCTGCACGCGAGAAGCGTGAGGTCAGCGATGAAGAGCCCGAGGAAGGCAAGCTCTATCAGGGCACCGTGGTCACGATTAAAGACTTCGGCTGTTTCGTGGAGTTCCTGCCCGGACGCGACGGCCTCGTGCACGTCAGCGAGCTCGCTCAGTCCCGCGTCAAAAACGTCGAAGACATCGTCCAAATGGGCGACCAAATTTGGGTGAAATGTCTCGGCGTGGATGAGCGCGGCAAGGTGCGCCTCTCCCGCAAAGCGGCCATTGCTGACCGCGAAGCCGAAGAGACCGGCGATCCCGTCGAAGCGTAG
- a CDS encoding bifunctional UDP-3-O-[3-hydroxymyristoyl] N-acetylglucosamine deacetylase/3-hydroxyacyl-ACP dehydratase, with product MLNQQTLASQAVYSGIGLHSGNKVNMTFLPAPPNHGIRFRRVDLDGQPEIEAVVENVADTNRSTTLSKGNVKLHTVEHVLAAFAGAGIDNAIVELDANEPPIADGSSLEYCKMIEATGIAAQDAPRESYSLEAPINLQSGGSQMTAFPHDRLKITCTSAGDNGRFTQLFSIEINPDSWRAEISRARTFCYYEEIEHLYNNGLIKGGSLENAVVIRDDAVLTNEPLRYPDEFVRHKILDIIGDLSLIGRPIGAHIVAVLPSHAANCEMARRIVAQIRKPTQAAQTFAPPATNAPPQKVAVEEKATETIVQDGAQLDVNQIMKVLPHRYPFLMVDRVTSINGNHIVAQKNVSINEPYFQGHFPNHPIMPGVLQLEAIAQVAGILMLKKAENFGKLAYFMAAENVKWRKPVLPGDTLTIDVELTKSRGKIGKAQGKCLVNGEQVSGALITFMLIDNDES from the coding sequence GTGCTCAACCAACAAACACTGGCAAGCCAAGCCGTTTACAGCGGCATTGGTTTGCACAGCGGCAACAAGGTCAATATGACCTTTTTGCCTGCTCCGCCCAATCACGGCATTCGATTCCGGCGCGTCGATCTCGACGGTCAGCCGGAAATCGAAGCCGTGGTGGAGAATGTCGCCGACACCAACCGCTCCACCACACTCTCCAAAGGCAACGTCAAACTCCACACCGTCGAGCACGTGCTTGCCGCCTTTGCCGGTGCCGGTATCGACAACGCCATCGTTGAGCTTGACGCCAACGAACCTCCCATCGCCGACGGCAGTTCGCTCGAGTACTGTAAGATGATTGAGGCTACCGGCATCGCCGCACAGGATGCGCCGCGCGAAAGTTACTCCCTCGAAGCCCCCATCAATTTGCAAAGCGGCGGCTCGCAAATGACCGCCTTCCCGCACGACCGTTTAAAAATCACCTGCACCAGTGCTGGCGATAACGGTCGGTTCACGCAGCTTTTCAGCATCGAAATCAATCCCGACAGTTGGCGCGCAGAAATATCCCGCGCCCGCACCTTTTGCTATTACGAAGAAATCGAGCACTTATACAATAATGGCTTGATCAAAGGCGGCAGTTTAGAAAACGCAGTCGTCATCCGCGACGACGCCGTGCTCACCAACGAACCACTTCGCTATCCCGATGAATTTGTGCGGCACAAGATTCTCGACATCATCGGTGACCTCTCACTGATCGGTCGCCCCATCGGGGCGCACATCGTTGCCGTGTTGCCCAGCCACGCCGCCAACTGCGAGATGGCCCGCCGCATCGTCGCTCAAATTCGCAAGCCTACCCAAGCCGCCCAAACCTTTGCTCCCCCCGCCACCAACGCCCCCCCCCAAAAAGTCGCCGTGGAAGAAAAGGCTACCGAAACCATCGTGCAAGACGGCGCGCAGCTTGACGTAAACCAAATCATGAAAGTGCTGCCGCATCGGTATCCGTTCCTGATGGTCGACCGCGTCACCAGCATCAATGGCAACCACATCGTCGCGCAGAAAAATGTCAGCATCAACGAGCCGTATTTTCAGGGCCATTTCCCAAACCACCCCATCATGCCCGGCGTGCTCCAGCTCGAAGCCATCGCGCAAGTTGCGGGAATCCTGATGCTCAAGAAAGCCGAAAACTTCGGCAAGCTCGCCTACTTTATGGCCGCCGAAAATGTCAAGTGGCGCAAACCCGTTCTCCCCGGCGACACCCTCACCATCGACGTCGAGCTCACCAAATCCCGCGGCAAGATCGGCAAAGCCCAAGGCAAATGCCTCGTCAACGGCGAACAAGTCAGCGGCGCGCTCATCACCTTTATGCTCATCGACAACGACGAGTCCTGA